One stretch of Euphorbia lathyris chromosome 7, ddEupLath1.1, whole genome shotgun sequence DNA includes these proteins:
- the LOC136235134 gene encoding uncharacterized protein, producing MESEISPLLTDAIAIRLLQLVIRKSASLDSHEAIQIDLHNKITCSSYLNLRVLVKKELKNSDVGGLGRIILPKVTSAAIQYTSSIMRFVNFWTETNFDGRLVIHCDSYKKSIP from the exons ATGGAATCTGAGATATCTCCACTGTTGACGGATGCGATTGCGATTAGGTTACTGCAACTCGTGATTCGTAAATCAGCATCTCTTGATAGTCATGAAGCCATACAAATTGATCTTCACAATAAAATAACCTGCAGCAGCTACCT AAATTTAAGAGTGTTGGTGAAGAAGGAGCTGAAGAACAGTGATGTTGGGGGTTTGGGGAGGATTATACTTCCAAAG GTTACAAGTGCAGCTATCCAGTACACAAGTAGTATAATGCGGTTTGTGAATTTCTGGACTGAGACTAATTTTGATGGAAGATTGGTCATTCATTGTGATAGCTACAAAAAAAGTATTCCCTAG